In Oceanispirochaeta sp. M1, the DNA window GAAGAAAATGTATTCAATTGATTGACAATAAACGGACACCCTACAATAATATCTTTGAGGATTTTCCTGGTTCCAGGAGGTGTCCGTTTATTCCCGGTAGGGCTGTCCGTTTTCGCCGGAATCCGCATTATCAGTGGATCATAATAAGTATCATCAACATAAGCTACTTCGCTCTTATCCAGTATTCTAAGTGTATAATTGTTATCAGTAATAGTGCACCAATTTTTATAAAATTCAGTCCAAAGGGTATTATCAATATTTTTACAACTTGGTAAATATAATTCTAAATTTTCTGGAGATATTTCGCCTAATGATTTTGGTTTATATGAACCGTATGTCTTCTCGCTATTTAAAGATTTCGATACATTAATTCCATAGATATTCATATCATTATTATCTAGGATTGAAGAAAGATACCTCAAGCCAATATAATCTGATATGTTATTTGCATACCAAATTATTATCCTTTCAGTCTTTTCAATGTTTCTTAATGAATCTTTAAATATGCTGATTCTATCATGATAGTACTTTATTGATTCACTATCTGTATGAGTCATTTCTAATAATTGATCCATCCAAAGAATCCTATTCGATTCACCTTCTTTGGTATCGTAATTATTTAATGGACCACATGAATAATCATCAGAAATACTTATTACATTTGTTGCCTTTACGTTTTTTATATTACTAAGAAAATATTTCAGACATCCGGCTGCAGAATCTCCAAAAACTATATGGTATCTTATGCTATAAAGATTCATTCTATTTCCCTTCTCATTAAGATTTTTTACTATTTTTGAACAAATTAATTCATAATAATATTTTTTTGATC includes these proteins:
- a CDS encoding DUF1835 domain-containing protein, which gives rise to MNLYSIRYHIVFGDSAAGCLKYFLSNIKNVKATNVISISDDYSCGPLNNYDTKEGESNRILWMDQLLEMTHTDSESIKYYHDRISIFKDSLRNIEKTERIIIWYANNISDYIGLRYLSSILDNNDMNIYGINVSKSLNSEKTYGSYKPKSLGEISPENLELYLPSCKNIDNTLWTEFYKNWCTITDNNYTLRILDKSEVAYVDDTYYDPLIMRIPAKTDSPTGNKRTPPGTRKILKDIIVGCPFIVNQLNTFSS